CTGGAGACGATTCGACGGCATTTTCGCCGCCGGCCTGATCGGTCGGGTCGTTCGTTGCTTTCGCCCCGGCTGCGGTGTGACGGTCCTTGCGGGTCGGCAGTTTCCCGATGAACACAACCGTACGAAAATTCGCGAGCCGCTTCAGTGTGGACTTCCCCCGGTCTTCTGGACAGAGCGAAAGTCCTGAATGAGTCTGTTGTGGGGGCATCGGAAGTCTCATGAAAGACCCGTTCGACCGTATTGCTTCCGGCTTCTTCGCGGCCATCGAACGCGGAGACCTGGAGTCTGTTCGCGACACGTACTCGCCGCAGGCGCAGATCTGGCACAACGTGACGGGGAGGACGCAGACGCGCGACGAGAACGTGCGGCTGCTCGGGCTGTTTATCGCACGCGTCTCCGATCGCCGCTACGAGATCCTCTCGCGTGGGTTCTTCCCGGGCGGTTTCGTGCAGCGCCACCTTCTCCTCGGTACGAGCATGACCGGAGAGAAGATCGAGATACCGGCCTGCCTGGTCGTGCACTTCGCTGAGGGCAGGATCGAGCGGCTCTTCGAATATCTCGACTCGGCTGCAGTGCGGTCGATCTTCCCGTAAAGCTCGCTCTCCCGGCAATCGGCCGAGCATCGGGCATGCCTGCATCCGGCACTCGCGGCAACGCGCGCGCGCCTAGCGCGACCCCATCCCGCGCAAAGAAAATTCCACCGCCGGCAGATGCTGCCGGCCGATGAAGAGCTCACCGCCGACGAGATAGGCCGGCACGTTCCAGACGCCTTCGGACGCGAGCTGCTCGCGAATCGCTTCGGCCTCGCGCGGACCTTCGTCCTTCACGTACTCCCGAAATCCTGCCGCCGAGGCGCCGAGACATTCTTCGACGAAAACAAGACCGGGGTCCGCATTCTCGCGCCAGATGCGATCGAACACGCGCGCCACGTACTCGCCGGCGTCGGAAGGTACAAAGCGACGCTGCCACAGCAGCCCGAGCGATGCGGTCGCGGTGTCGACGCTGCGGTCGGCGTCGCCGAGATCGAGCCCGCGCGATTGCGCATAGCGCCGCAGGTCGTTCGCGCGATATTCGGAGCGCATGCGGAAATGACGCGCGCTGCGGTCGCCGCCCGGGACGGCGACGCGCGGCCGACTCGTCGTCACACGCGGAAACGGCAGCCAGTCGAACGCGACTTCGAGCCGCGCCTGGAGCGCACGGGTCGGCGCGATCGCGAGATACGAAGCCGCGCAGCCGAAATCGATTGCGACACGTACGGTCATCGCGCCTCGGCGGCAGGACGCGTGTAGACGATGTCCGGCGCGGGACCGCGACGCCCTTCGAGGATCCAGCGGATCCGCGGCAGGTGTTCGCGCCCCCAGTAATACTCGCCATCGACGACGTATCCCGGCACACCGAAGATGCCGGCGTCGAAGATCCCGGCCTGCTGCGCGAAATAAGCATCCCGCGCGGATTCGGCCGCCTGCGCGAAGTTGGAAACATCGGCGCCCGATTCGCGCAGGATCGCACGGATCGCAGCCGGCGACTCGGCATCGAGCTCGCGCTTCCAGAACGGCTCGAACGTCAGGTCGAGGTAGCGACCGAGCACATCGTCGCCATGCGCCTTCGCCCACAGCATGCCGATGCCCGCGAGCGTCGTATCCCAGATCTTGA
This is a stretch of genomic DNA from Candidatus Binatia bacterium. It encodes these proteins:
- a CDS encoding nuclear transport factor 2 family protein; this encodes MKDPFDRIASGFFAAIERGDLESVRDTYSPQAQIWHNVTGRTQTRDENVRLLGLFIARVSDRRYEILSRGFFPGGFVQRHLLLGTSMTGEKIEIPACLVVHFAEGRIERLFEYLDSAAVRSIFP
- a CDS encoding DsbA family protein, encoding MTVRVAIDFGCAASYLAIAPTRALQARLEVAFDWLPFPRVTTSRPRVAVPGGDRSARHFRMRSEYRANDLRRYAQSRGLDLGDADRSVDTATASLGLLWQRRFVPSDAGEYVARVFDRIWRENADPGLVFVEECLGASAAGFREYVKDEGPREAEAIREQLASEGVWNVPAYLVGGELFIGRQHLPAVEFSLRGMGSR
- a CDS encoding DsbA family protein, with the translated sequence MRAFDAVSRFDPLRSDRPLIVYLDLKSPYAYLAKDPTRELAASLGIAVDWRPLSLDIPSFAGSARLDSRDAVVTSERSPAQWAWVKYAYMDARRYARMRGITLRGTVKIWDTTLAGIGMLWAKAHGDDVLGRYLDLTFEPFWKRELDAESPAAIRAILRESGADVSNFAQAAESARDAYFAQQAGIFDAGIFGVPGYVVDGEYYWGREHLPRIRWILEGRRGPAPDIVYTRPAAEAR